One window of Candidatus Tiamatella incendiivivens genomic DNA carries:
- a CDS encoding PHP domain-containing protein → MDGKMMAETHCHTTSSDGKDSPEIVVLEAYKKGLDFLAVTDHDTFRGSVLAGKAVKLHDLDRPVVIFGNEVRTTYGDILVLCDKPPSKVSKDPWELKEDAEENNCITIAAHPYSPYEPAVGDLIRKNPELFDAIEVWNATNLPYLNRKAWKVAKELGKPGTAGSDAHVKEELGSAVTLVESYDYSIESFLEAVRKGKVLPVKGIPSFKAILVHTAWGIKRRL, encoded by the coding sequence TTGGATGGAAAAATGATGGCTGAAACGCATTGCCATACGACAAGTAGTGATGGAAAAGATTCACCTGAAATTGTAGTATTGGAGGCATACAAGAAAGGCCTTGATTTTCTCGCTGTCACGGATCATGATACGTTTAGGGGTTCTGTATTAGCGGGGAAAGCGGTAAAGCTACACGACCTTGATAGACCTGTTGTAATTTTTGGTAACGAGGTTAGAACCACGTATGGTGATATACTAGTCTTATGCGATAAGCCCCCCTCAAAAGTATCTAAAGATCCCTGGGAACTCAAAGAAGACGCCGAGGAGAATAACTGTATAACAATAGCTGCTCATCCCTATAGTCCTTATGAGCCAGCTGTAGGTGATCTTATACGGAAAAACCCGGAATTGTTTGACGCCATTGAGGTATGGAACGCTACTAATCTTCCTTACTTGAACAGGAAAGCTTGGAAAGTAGCTAAAGAGCTTGGTAAACCTGGAACTGCTGGAAGTGATGCGCATGTGAAGGAAGAGTTAGGTTCTGCTGTAACACTAGTCGAATCCTATGATTATAGTATTGAATCCTTTCTAGAAGCTGTTAGAAAAGGAAAAGTATTGCCGGTTAAAGGTATTCCCAGCTTTAAGGCTATTTTAGTTCATACCGCTTGGGGGATTAAAAGGCGGCTCTAG
- a CDS encoding tryptophan--tRNA ligase gives MTSEVKLDPWGHISVKDYGWLMRTFGIKPFNEVQGKFKEIAEPNRYMRRGIIFGHRDFDKKVIEPLSRGESVALLTGFMPSGRFHFGHKLTADQIIYYQRLGVRIYVVIADAEAYAVRKMDREKTIEIGLYEYIANLIALGLDPSRAVFYFQTNQKPMYYRLIQMFSRKVSLAEMEAIYGTMEPSKVVSALTQAADILHVQLEEYGGYKNVIVPVGADQDPHLRLARDIADRFHNELGLERPASTYHMLQRGLDGNKMSSSKPESTIFLTDLPEVARSKLMRALTGGRATVEEQKKLGAEPWKCTIYDFYMFQLLDDDKQLQEIYDACITGKLLCGYCKTNAWKLLEKFLEDHQKKLEKAKDIVLRYIEPPKF, from the coding sequence ATGACTAGTGAAGTAAAACTGGATCCATGGGGTCATATCAGCGTAAAAGACTATGGATGGCTCATGAGAACATTCGGTATAAAGCCATTCAACGAAGTACAGGGCAAATTCAAAGAAATAGCGGAACCCAACAGGTACATGAGAAGGGGCATAATATTTGGTCACAGAGACTTCGATAAAAAAGTAATTGAGCCTCTATCGAGGGGAGAATCTGTAGCGCTTTTAACAGGGTTCATGCCGAGCGGTCGATTCCATTTCGGCCATAAACTAACAGCAGATCAGATAATATACTATCAAAGACTGGGAGTTAGGATATACGTAGTAATAGCAGACGCTGAAGCTTATGCTGTCAGGAAGATGGATAGAGAAAAAACTATAGAAATAGGACTCTATGAGTATATAGCGAATCTAATTGCACTAGGTCTTGATCCATCTAGGGCAGTATTCTATTTCCAAACAAACCAGAAGCCAATGTATTACAGGCTTATCCAGATGTTTTCTAGAAAAGTAAGTCTAGCTGAAATGGAAGCAATATATGGGACAATGGAACCCTCAAAGGTAGTGTCAGCATTAACGCAGGCAGCCGATATTCTCCACGTGCAACTCGAGGAATATGGCGGATACAAGAATGTTATTGTCCCGGTAGGAGCAGACCAGGACCCCCATCTAAGGCTTGCTAGAGATATTGCAGACAGATTCCATAACGAACTAGGCCTCGAAAGACCTGCATCCACTTATCATATGTTACAGAGGGGACTTGATGGAAACAAAATGAGCAGCAGCAAACCAGAATCCACGATATTCCTTACAGACCTGCCGGAGGTAGCGAGATCTAAACTCATGAGGGCATTAACCGGTGGACGTGCAACCGTAGAAGAACAGAAGAAGCTGGGAGCAGAGCCTTGGAAATGCACAATATATGATTTTTATATGTTCCAGTTACTTGATGACGATAAACAGTTGCAGGAAATATACGATGCTTGTATTACTGGTAAACTATTGTGCGGTTACTGTAAGACGAATGCATGGAAACTACTGGAGAAATTCCTCGAGGATCATCAAAAGAAACTGGAAAAGGCGAAAGATATTGTACTAAGATATATAGAGCCACCTAAGTTCTAG
- the dph5 gene encoding diphthine synthase — MLYLVGLGLWIRQITIEAIDALKESNVIYLDSYTNLSSDINPETLSKILGKPVTPVSRDTLEFPGVRKVIHEAETDNVSIATVGDPLVATTHSIILEEASSRSVPYKVIHGVSGVYTSILESLLQAYKFGRIITLVYPLNGVYTYSTLLYLYTNMCLGLHTLLLLDLKLDESKLMKAHEAASILMEMEVKKWGSSLLGDMLAIVMEASGTPRQKITIDLLREIASKDFHIIPQSIVIPGKMHFEEEELLRKIYECNERVLGIHRETLKSRLSTICKRAGVFRGDDV, encoded by the coding sequence GTGCTGTATCTCGTAGGGTTAGGACTATGGATTAGGCAGATAACCATAGAGGCTATTGACGCTCTGAAAGAATCGAATGTCATATACTTGGATTCATATACTAATCTCTCTAGTGATATAAACCCAGAAACCCTGTCTAAGATTTTGGGTAAACCTGTTACACCCGTCTCCAGGGATACGTTAGAGTTTCCAGGAGTAAGGAAAGTAATTCATGAAGCTGAAACCGATAATGTAAGCATTGCAACTGTAGGTGATCCTCTAGTTGCAACTACTCATTCCATAATCTTAGAAGAGGCTTCATCAAGGAGCGTACCATATAAGGTCATCCACGGCGTGTCCGGGGTCTATACTTCAATATTGGAGAGTCTTTTGCAAGCATATAAATTCGGTAGAATTATAACGCTAGTTTACCCATTAAATGGAGTATACACATATAGCACACTTTTGTACTTATATACTAATATGTGCCTAGGATTGCACACTTTGCTTCTTCTCGATCTGAAACTAGATGAGAGTAAGTTGATGAAGGCTCACGAAGCTGCATCCATTTTAATGGAAATGGAAGTAAAGAAATGGGGATCGAGCCTTCTAGGTGATATGCTAGCCATAGTTATGGAAGCTTCAGGGACTCCGCGGCAAAAGATAACTATCGATCTGCTTAGAGAAATAGCCTCTAAAGATTTCCATATAATTCCACAGTCAATAGTAATACCTGGGAAAATGCATTTCGAGGAAGAAGAGTTGCTGAGGAAAATCTATGAATGCAATGAAAGAGTCCTAGGAATACACAGAGAAACCCTAAAATCTAGGTTAAGTACTATATGTAAGAGAGCTGGTGTCTTCAGAGGAGATGATGTATGA
- a CDS encoding metallopeptidase, with amino-acid sequence MSRITYREAPDICCLIKEIISQRHFLHVQIDRLKCLSSWGARTRAIARIHGLSSAWIAAGLQPGYVIEVIGERFYNLSFEEQVKTIIHELLHIPYTFSGGLRPHGKLVNGRKVNSIYRKLSLDKLKVCIMKSIN; translated from the coding sequence TTGTCCCGGATAACATACAGAGAAGCACCTGATATTTGTTGTCTAATTAAAGAAATTATTAGCCAGCGGCATTTCCTTCACGTTCAAATAGACAGATTAAAATGTCTGTCAAGCTGGGGAGCTAGGACGAGGGCAATTGCAAGGATACATGGCCTTTCCAGTGCATGGATAGCAGCAGGGTTACAACCTGGTTATGTCATCGAGGTTATAGGTGAAAGGTTCTATAATTTATCGTTTGAAGAGCAAGTGAAAACTATTATCCATGAATTACTCCATATTCCTTATACCTTCTCCGGTGGACTAAGGCCGCATGGGAAACTAGTGAATGGTAGGAAGGTTAACTCGATTTATAGAAAGCTCAGCCTAGACAAGTTAAAAGTTTGCATAATGAAATCAATTAATTAG
- a CDS encoding energy-coupling factor transporter transmembrane protein EcfT, whose product MLIEELFFLFSYVTAYRDSRGLAWRIDYRVKILMVISAWLSVFYFKSVYTIILSTLPVFIYLALTSKSLAKYILVLSSIPAIIIFFIVVIISPYPITSLTGIVRGFLLGYKVYIMSVSSMAFMTTTNPVTVSSMFRKLPRIHDYNVILARLIPLTLRDLGQVIGIQRSLGRPVYKVLFPLTLSMLRRGDELAESLYMRGYGLKSKRGVIRRSTSLNIETIVQLILSIGFPIISYIISSWV is encoded by the coding sequence ATGCTGATTGAAGAGCTATTCTTTCTATTTTCATATGTTACGGCATATAGAGATTCCCGAGGACTAGCTTGGAGGATTGATTATAGAGTTAAGATCCTCATGGTTATCTCTGCATGGTTATCTGTCTTCTATTTCAAGTCGGTTTATACAATTATACTATCAACACTCCCTGTATTCATTTACTTGGCTTTAACAAGCAAAAGCCTTGCAAAGTACATTCTTGTACTATCAAGTATTCCCGCAATAATCATATTCTTCATAGTAGTAATAATCTCTCCATATCCTATTACATCTCTGACCGGGATTGTAAGAGGTTTCCTCCTAGGCTACAAAGTCTACATAATGTCAGTCTCATCGATGGCATTTATGACTACAACTAATCCAGTCACGGTCTCCAGCATGTTCCGAAAGCTTCCAAGAATACATGACTATAATGTAATTTTAGCCAGACTTATACCTTTAACCCTTAGGGATCTAGGCCAGGTGATTGGTATACAGAGAAGTCTAGGTAGGCCAGTATATAAGGTTCTGTTCCCATTAACATTGAGTATGTTGAGAAGAGGAGACGAACTAGCTGAGTCTCTGTATATGAGGGGATATGGTTTGAAGTCAAAGAGAGGTGTTATAAGGAGATCTACCAGCTTAAATATTGAAACGATCGTCCAACTAATACTTTCGATAGGATTCCCCATCATTTCATATATAATATCATCTTGGGTGTGA
- a CDS encoding energy-coupling factor ABC transporter ATP-binding protein, protein MTVKAENLTLEYNGLTVFSNISFTIREGETLLLTGRNGSGKTSLLKLVSGIIPWIKPGKIKGQLYVDNINPLENPDPLAYKVRMLPPDPQQFLLAPTPYDDIGLSLSILGMSNIEERVREITSKLDLTGIMYSPILELSSGQQQKTAIASTIAPGVKCLLLDEPISHLDWVEKENFLKLMMELKDNGFCSLIATHYPEYFREISDRVVILGEYLPDKCDVESGGKEYNSTPIVLRASNISYNYPNGYPALKNVNVELLKGEIIIIYGRNGSGKSTLLYTLAGILKPSQGKINYTSKPAVLPSDPVKIFTMPTLRKELSDYGVTQDFVKKFGIEELIDRPLTYLSTGELKKSALIVLFASGSRILLMDEPEAGLDPTSRCFLAKLITGLASLGVSIIITTHDREFGGMVATRELLLENGELKDAD, encoded by the coding sequence GTGACAGTAAAAGCTGAGAATCTGACCCTGGAATACAACGGTTTAACAGTCTTCTCCAACATTTCATTCACTATCAGAGAAGGCGAAACTCTTCTTTTAACAGGTAGAAATGGAAGTGGTAAAACTAGTCTACTAAAACTAGTCTCAGGTATAATACCATGGATAAAACCAGGAAAAATAAAAGGACAACTCTATGTTGACAATATAAATCCTCTGGAAAACCCTGATCCGCTAGCATATAAAGTTAGAATGCTACCACCAGACCCTCAACAATTCCTTCTAGCTCCCACACCTTACGATGATATTGGATTATCATTAAGCATACTCGGAATGAGTAATATTGAAGAGAGAGTCAGAGAAATTACATCAAAACTGGATCTTACTGGCATTATGTACAGTCCAATACTCGAATTAAGTAGCGGACAACAACAGAAAACAGCCATAGCCAGCACAATAGCGCCAGGCGTAAAATGCCTCCTACTCGACGAGCCAATATCGCATCTTGATTGGGTTGAGAAGGAGAATTTCCTTAAACTCATGATGGAGCTTAAGGACAACGGTTTCTGTTCACTTATCGCTACACACTATCCAGAATATTTCCGGGAAATAAGTGACCGTGTAGTAATATTAGGCGAATATCTCCCCGATAAATGCGATGTTGAATCTGGGGGAAAAGAATATAACAGCACACCAATAGTGTTAAGAGCATCTAATATATCATACAATTACCCAAACGGGTATCCTGCATTAAAGAATGTGAATGTAGAATTATTGAAAGGCGAGATCATTATCATATATGGGAGAAATGGTTCAGGAAAATCTACTCTACTGTATACGCTTGCCGGAATACTCAAACCATCCCAAGGTAAAATAAATTATACCTCCAAACCAGCAGTGCTACCCTCTGATCCCGTTAAAATATTTACTATGCCCACACTAAGAAAAGAACTCTCAGACTATGGTGTCACACAAGATTTTGTAAAGAAATTTGGAATAGAGGAATTAATAGATAGACCTTTAACCTATCTTAGCACAGGAGAGCTGAAGAAATCTGCATTGATAGTACTTTTTGCGAGTGGGTCACGTATTCTACTAATGGATGAGCCAGAAGCAGGTTTAGACCCCACATCAAGGTGTTTCCTGGCCAAGTTAATCACTGGACTAGCTAGTTTAGGAGTCTCGATAATTATCACTACTCACGACAGGGAATTTGGGGGGATGGTCGCGACAAGGGAACTCTTATTGGAAAATGGTGAGTTAAAAGATGCTGATTGA
- a CDS encoding ECF transporter S component, which translates to MSSRGLEAKIIVYSAILTALVFGATMVAMEIPATGGYFNLGETMVYTSAIIGGPLVGAVAGGIGSSLADIYSGYGNYAPGTLLIKGLEGFIVGYIFLYLSHKGSKWTGTYILPIIGLVDAGLYWLGVQYLTGEATFYVFSKTVSLHVGVWFWALVSLLLALPAIYFYAKDDIEGLIITYSIIPGGLEMILGYYLYEIIIIGLTPAQAGTEVPFNFGQMIIGLFVALYLAKAIREAGVKVL; encoded by the coding sequence TTGTCATCTAGGGGGTTGGAGGCTAAGATAATAGTCTATAGTGCAATCCTAACAGCCCTAGTCTTCGGAGCGACAATGGTAGCTATGGAAATACCTGCTACAGGAGGCTACTTCAATCTTGGAGAGACGATGGTGTATACCTCTGCAATAATAGGAGGACCACTAGTAGGTGCTGTAGCAGGAGGGATAGGCAGTTCTCTTGCGGATATATACAGTGGTTATGGGAACTATGCACCAGGAACACTCCTTATCAAAGGTTTGGAAGGATTCATAGTAGGCTACATATTCCTATATTTATCTCACAAAGGATCTAAGTGGACAGGAACATACATCCTACCGATCATAGGGCTAGTAGACGCAGGACTTTATTGGCTTGGAGTTCAGTATCTAACAGGAGAAGCAACATTCTACGTATTCAGCAAAACCGTATCCCTCCATGTCGGAGTATGGTTTTGGGCTTTAGTATCATTACTCCTCGCTCTCCCCGCAATATACTTTTACGCAAAAGACGACATAGAAGGGCTTATTATAACCTATAGTATAATACCAGGTGGCTTGGAAATGATCCTAGGATACTATTTATATGAGATAATAATAATAGGTCTAACTCCAGCACAGGCGGGAACAGAGGTACCTTTTAATTTCGGGCAAATGATTATAGGCTTATTTGTCGCATTATACCTAGCGAAAGCCATAAGAGAAGCAGGCGTAAAGGTGTTGTAG